In the genome of Myxococcales bacterium, the window ATAATTTCATGCAGTGCCAATGACGACAATGTTAACTCTTTGAACTCCGACAAGAAATTAACCACCGAACCTCCAGCCGGCACCTGGATTGACTACGACACCGGTCTGATGTGGCAGAATCCAACAGAAATGGGGTTCATTGGAGGGACTTGGGATGAAGAAAATTCCTATTGCGAAAACCTGGTTCTGGCACAATATTCGAATTGGCGTCTTCCATCGATATCAGAACTTCGTTCGATTGTCAGAGGATGTAAGTCCTCTGAAACAAACGGCACCTGTGGTGTGAATGACGACTGCCTGAAAATGGAATGCAGGACTGACGAATGCAATGGTTGTGAACCTAAACCAGACGAAAAATACTATTGGCCGGATGAGTTGGAAGGGAATCCATATACCATCAACGGTCACTGGTCAGTCAGTCAGGTTGGCGATGATGATAAAAATGCATGGATTATGATATTCTATTCCGCGTCAATCCAATTAGAGGATAAGGATAACATTCTAGATGAGGGATTAACGACTCGTTGTGTGCGAACCATGACCACGGAGTAGTGGATAATCGAAAGCAAGGAAAAACGGGAAGGTAATGGATAATAGACGTTTCCAGTTGATACTGATATTTGTATTAGTTCTTTTTACAGCATTTTCGTGCAAGAATGATGATGACGACGATTCCGGCTCCGATGAAGACCCGACCCCCGAGCCACCAGCCGGCACCTGGATTGACTACAACACCGGCCTGATGTGGCAGAAAGAGATTGTCGATAATTGCTATGGCCTTTATTACACCTGGGATCTGGCGATTGGATATTGCGATTCGTTGGAGTTGGCCGGTTTTTCGGATTGGCGATTGCCGACGATTTCCGAGTTGCGCTAGCTGGTGCGCGGTTGTGAGGTGACAATGACCGGCGGCGCATGCGGCGTGACGAACGAGTGCGCCGACTATGATTGCCGAAACGATGCATGTATCGGGTGCGATTTAAAAAACGATACGGAG includes:
- a CDS encoding DUF1566 domain-containing protein yields the protein MDNRRFQLILIFVLVLFTAFSCKNDDDDDSGSDEDPTPEPPAGTWIDYNTGLMWQKEIVDNCYGLYYTWDLAIGYCDSLELAGFSDWRLPTISELR
- a CDS encoding DUF1566 domain-containing protein, with the protein product MNSDKKLTTEPPAGTWIDYDTGLMWQNPTEMGFIGGTWDEENSYCENLVLAQYSNWRLPSISELRSIVRGCKSSETNGTCGVNDDCLKMECRTDECNGCEPKPDEKYYWPDELEGNPYTINGHWSVSQVGDDDKNAWIMIFYSASIQLEDKDNILDEGLTTRCVRTMTTE